In one window of Gossypium arboreum isolate Shixiya-1 chromosome 4, ASM2569848v2, whole genome shotgun sequence DNA:
- the LOC108459813 gene encoding BTB/POZ domain-containing protein At3g22104-like: MEDPIPLLIPRYMPTRMLEDKPRVWLVSAVESMEMNISVSGAGNCNLLQKTKDSIDELSFWTWSDLLVALKHYQDSPRTATSSGILEKCLDSLVGRLAMASEVTPCASTSSPDSSGLRISFNTRSTQSSKNGLFRATWWFEDLSALNPNLIEMLVKSMVSRGYNHVIVSGFLFYYQKSKFYTASSDEKREVLEIVIDMLYTLDPSSISCKSLFGVLRPVLRSNISKSCRNKLESMIGSQLDQATIDNLLIPSYGRSYLYDVNLVLRFLKAFLRDGGSELSPIRMKKVASLIDLYITEVAPDRCLKSSKFSALVMVLPDSSRDSWDELYHAMDIYLEVHTGLSEVEKMEICGGLNYKKLSSEACMHLSQNTKFPSTSAVQALISQQWKLKNLLEGMHNAKHYTDFTAKEDRGREQVVVYNEKLRAQLQGMQWRVMELEKVCKKMQTQMAKIMKAKVLTHSNARPLPRLCS; the protein is encoded by the exons ATGGAGGATCCTATTCCATTGCTGATACCCCGGTATATGCCGACAAGGATGCTTGAGGACAAACCAAGAGTCTGGTTAG TTTCTGCTGTTGAATCCATGGAGATGAACATTTCTGTCTCAGGGGCAGGGAACTGTAATCTATTACAAAAAACCAAGGACTCCATTGATGAGCTCAGTTTTTGGACATGGTCTGATCTTTTGGTTGCTTTGAAGCATTACCAAGATTCACCGCGGACTGCTACCTCTTCTGGTATACTTGAGAAATGCTTGGATTCACTTGTTGGGAGGCTTGCCATGGCTAGTGAAGTAACCCCTTGTGCATCTACTTCTTCTCCAGATAGCTCAGGGCTTCGGATTTCGTTCAATACTAGGAGTACCCAGAGCTCGAAAAACGGCCTATTTCGAGCAACTTGGTGGTTCGAAGACCTTTCGGCATTGAATCCCAATTTGATTGAAATGCTGGTGAAATCTATGGTGTCTCGGGGGTACAATCATGTTATCGTCAGTGGTTTCCTCTTTTATTACCAGAAGTCGAAGTTTTATACGGCCTCATCGGATGAGAAACGTGAAGTTCTAGAAATTGTGATCGATATGCTTTACACTCTTGATCCGAGTTCTATTTCGTGCAAGAGTTTGTTTGGCGTTCTTCGTCCGGTGCTGCGTTCCAACATAAGCAAAAGTTGCAGGAACAAGTTGGAGAGTATGATAGGTTCTCAACTAGATCAAGCAACAATAGACAATCTCCTAATTCCATCATATGGGAGAAGTTATCTGTATGATGTAAACCTTGTTCTTAGGTTCCTCAAGGCATTTTTACGTGATGGAGGCTCGGAATTATCTCCGATACGAATGAAAAAGGTAGCTAGCTTGATAGATCTCTATATAACAGAAGTAGCTCCGGATCGTTGCCTAAAATCATCCAAGTTTTCAGCTTTGGTAATGGTCCTGCCGGATTCTTCCAGGGACTCATGGGATGAATTGTACCATGCCATGGACATTTATTTGGAG GTTCATACAGGGTTGTCTGAAGTAGAAAAAATGGAGATATGTGGTGGATTGAACTATAAGAAGCTCTCTAGTGAGGCCTGCATGCACCTTTCTCAAAACACAAAATTCCCATCAACAAGCGCAGTGCAAGCTCTTATTTCACAGCAATGGAAGCTTAAGAACTTGCTTGAGGGCATGCACAATGCCAAGCATTATACGGATTTCACCGCAAAGGAAGATAGGGGCAGGGAACAAGTTGTAGTTTACAATGAAAAGCTCAGAGCACAATTACAAGGGATGCAATGGAGGGTGATGGAATTGGAGAAAGTGTGTAAGAAAATGCAGacccaaatggccaaaatcatgaAAGCCAAAGTATTAACCCATAGTAATGCAAGACCCCTGCCTAGACTCTGTTCATGA